From the genome of Hyalangium gracile, one region includes:
- a CDS encoding trifunctional serine/threonine-protein kinase/ATP-binding protein/sensor histidine kinase, which produces MRSVSELEVHSTLYSSSRTVVVRGVWKGQPVVVKRVAGDRSAARAGADLRAEFEILQHLRCDGVVRAVDLLELEDRPALLLEDVAARSLAELLRARRLRLDEALRIAIRSARTLGCIHKSNVVHKDLSPGNILVDERTGQVTIIDFDLASRFVSETPAVQHTDRIAGSLAYMSPEQTGRMNRSLDYRTDFYSFGALLYEMLTGAPPFRAADPIEMVHCHIARRPVPPDEVNPAVPPALSAVVLKLLAKTAEERYQSAAGLMHDLERCRAELERTGTIAPFPLGQEDGSDRIAISQKLYGRDENLRMVLEHFEAARNGASRALLILGMPGIGKSSLVHELYKPLAASHGWLAEGRCEQLFRDVPYRAFIQAFRSLVNQLLQQKSLGAWPETLSRELGANVGVIADVIPELLHVIGTPPPVPELDALGARHRFHLTFARFVGLFARREHPLVLFIDDLQWADDGSLALLRTLLEDPDSRHLLLIGAYRSSEVGPGHPLRTALAEAHRAMPVSEMHLADLALPEITRFVGETLGADAGRAAELAGLLKEKTGGNPFFLTQFLKRLHRDGLLRYDATTRHWGWDTAAIRARNITDNVVELLSERMRELDGQTREFLLLAGCMGHVFDIDALATISGRSPAEVERALGPALEAGLVHVTSAHDGGAPRWCFVHDRIQQAAAAQVPAAERTSIHLRIGRLLLRGTPVEARGERLFEIVEHLNSGRELLTEPSERKEVAELNVLAGRRAGASAAFRPAIQFWTAAVELLPATCWETDYELSYRLHMDLAEAAHAEGDFAEMGRHIDAVLAHAHTDLEKVPAYLLLIASHMVREVKYDVALRLGLEALRRIGIVLPEEPAAIEAETGRLMQATAARLSALSDDDLLNLPPMTDPTAQAAIAILLRIIPAVYVASPHLLPLVMTRQIALTLEHGLSSISPVAFGYYAMLFTPGAMEDLDACHRYGTLSLALQRKFGFNRYEAVTLFIAGVFLRHWKEHLREGLALISTAFDASVKTGNYEYWNYCLEALHYTILVRWRDLAESEEQFASYDAFRRKTDLKVNCQLFRQMGLNLMGRSSERTVLAGEDFDEVQAVQRWQDIQDYTNLFYFHLCKEILHYLYGNLGEAKRHSDAAEQAAASATGLIVYAEHRFFRCLCLVGMLGSAAEPERAAYRAEIERKLGELRRWARHCPGNFEHRVLLIEAELLAEEGGELARMTDLYDRSAASARANGFFLHAGLACERAGLRCLALGRRRFARSYFGDAHELYGRLGAHAKVAAMQEQHGAMIAAAARPGWVPVHTTDKTEPGVSTANSLELLDWYSILKSSQALSGEIVLERLLERLMKIVLENAGAERGVLARRRAGRLYVDAEGTALGQVVTFVGGRAVDEAADLALTVVAYCERTGRRVVLEDAGEDPRFRKDPYVAARRPRSVLCMPLIYQGQVTAVLYLENNLVAGSFTADRLGLLELLSSQLATSLENASLYSTLERRVAERTNELHGKNRELAEALTSLQRMQEQIIVQEKLSSLGSLTAGIAHEIRNPLTFVDNFSQSLLDLVRDLREQLESGHGDPSEVQALLGEIEQASQKIGEHSQRVERIVHSMLMHARGSASTPGPVEINPLLDNSIPLAAVGEKGARLVTFVKEYDEALAPVQANAQELSRVFINLINNACFAARARAERAEPGFEAEVRLTTRNIGDRVEVRVRDNGDGIPVALRDRIFSPFTTNKPAGQGVGLGLSLSYDIVVKRHRGGLRFETEEGRFTEFILELPR; this is translated from the coding sequence ATGAGATCAGTCAGTGAGCTCGAGGTTCACTCCACGCTGTACTCAAGTTCGCGCACCGTGGTGGTCCGAGGCGTCTGGAAGGGGCAGCCCGTGGTGGTGAAGCGCGTGGCGGGTGACCGCTCCGCCGCGCGCGCCGGAGCCGACCTGCGCGCCGAGTTCGAGATCCTCCAGCACCTGCGCTGCGACGGCGTGGTGCGCGCGGTGGACCTGCTGGAACTCGAGGATCGGCCGGCGCTGCTCCTGGAGGACGTCGCCGCGCGCTCGCTCGCGGAGCTCCTGAGAGCGCGGCGGCTGCGGCTGGACGAGGCGCTGCGGATCGCGATCCGCAGCGCCCGGACGCTCGGGTGCATCCACAAGTCGAACGTGGTTCACAAGGATCTCAGCCCGGGCAACATCCTGGTCGACGAGCGGACGGGGCAGGTCACGATCATCGACTTCGATCTCGCCTCGCGCTTCGTGTCCGAGACGCCGGCCGTGCAGCACACGGACCGGATAGCGGGATCGCTGGCCTACATGTCCCCCGAGCAGACCGGGCGGATGAACCGCTCGCTGGACTATCGCACCGACTTCTACTCCTTCGGGGCGCTGCTCTACGAGATGCTCACCGGTGCGCCCCCCTTTCGCGCCGCCGATCCCATCGAGATGGTGCACTGCCACATCGCGCGGCGCCCGGTGCCGCCTGACGAGGTCAACCCCGCGGTGCCCCCGGCGCTGTCGGCGGTGGTCCTGAAGCTGCTCGCCAAGACCGCCGAGGAGCGCTACCAGAGCGCCGCCGGCTTGATGCACGATCTCGAGCGGTGCCGCGCGGAGCTGGAGCGCACCGGCACCATCGCGCCCTTCCCCCTGGGGCAGGAGGACGGGAGCGACCGGATCGCGATCTCGCAGAAGCTCTACGGCCGCGACGAGAACCTCCGCATGGTGCTGGAGCACTTCGAGGCGGCTCGCAACGGCGCCAGCCGGGCGCTGCTGATCCTGGGCATGCCGGGCATCGGCAAGTCGTCGCTGGTGCACGAGCTGTACAAGCCGCTGGCGGCCTCCCACGGGTGGCTCGCCGAGGGCCGCTGCGAGCAGCTCTTCCGCGACGTGCCGTACCGCGCCTTCATCCAGGCGTTTCGCAGCCTGGTCAACCAGCTCCTGCAGCAGAAGTCCCTGGGCGCGTGGCCGGAGACGCTGTCGCGCGAGCTGGGGGCCAACGTCGGCGTCATCGCCGATGTGATCCCGGAGCTCCTCCATGTCATCGGGACCCCGCCGCCCGTCCCGGAGCTGGATGCCCTCGGGGCGCGACACCGCTTCCACCTGACGTTCGCCCGCTTCGTCGGCCTGTTCGCGCGGCGCGAGCACCCGCTCGTCCTGTTCATCGACGATCTCCAGTGGGCGGACGACGGCTCCCTCGCGCTCCTGCGCACCCTCCTGGAGGACCCGGACAGCCGGCACCTCCTGCTGATCGGCGCCTACCGCAGCTCCGAGGTTGGCCCTGGTCACCCGCTGCGCACCGCGCTGGCCGAGGCTCACCGCGCCATGCCGGTGTCCGAGATGCACCTGGCCGATCTCGCGCTGCCGGAGATCACCCGCTTCGTCGGGGAGACGCTCGGGGCGGACGCGGGGCGCGCGGCGGAGCTGGCGGGCCTGCTCAAGGAGAAGACCGGCGGCAATCCGTTCTTCCTCACCCAGTTCCTCAAGCGCCTGCACCGCGACGGACTGCTCCGCTACGACGCCACCACCCGACACTGGGGGTGGGACACCGCGGCCATCCGGGCGCGCAACATCACCGACAACGTGGTCGAGCTGCTGTCGGAGCGGATGCGCGAGCTGGACGGGCAGACGCGGGAGTTCCTGCTGCTGGCGGGCTGCATGGGGCACGTCTTCGACATCGACGCGCTGGCGACGATCTCGGGCCGGTCGCCCGCCGAGGTCGAGCGGGCGCTCGGGCCCGCGCTGGAGGCGGGGCTGGTGCACGTCACCTCCGCGCATGACGGCGGCGCTCCGCGCTGGTGCTTCGTGCACGACCGCATCCAGCAGGCCGCCGCCGCTCAGGTGCCAGCGGCCGAGCGAACGTCCATCCACCTGCGCATCGGCCGCCTGCTGCTCCGCGGCACGCCCGTCGAGGCCCGCGGCGAGCGGCTGTTCGAGATCGTCGAGCACCTGAACAGCGGGCGCGAGCTGTTGACCGAGCCCTCCGAGCGCAAGGAGGTGGCGGAGCTGAACGTGCTGGCCGGCCGCCGGGCGGGAGCGTCGGCTGCCTTCCGCCCCGCGATCCAGTTCTGGACCGCCGCGGTGGAGCTGCTGCCGGCCACCTGCTGGGAGACGGATTACGAGCTCAGCTATCGCCTGCACATGGACCTGGCCGAGGCGGCCCATGCCGAGGGCGACTTCGCCGAGATGGGGCGGCACATCGACGCCGTGCTCGCCCATGCCCACACGGACCTGGAGAAGGTCCCCGCCTACCTGCTGCTCATCGCCAGCCACATGGTGAGGGAGGTCAAGTACGACGTCGCCTTGCGGCTGGGCCTGGAGGCCCTGCGCCGCATCGGCATCGTGCTGCCGGAGGAGCCGGCCGCGATCGAGGCGGAGACGGGCCGGCTGATGCAGGCCACCGCCGCCCGCCTCTCCGCCCTGTCCGACGACGATCTGCTCAACCTGCCGCCCATGACCGACCCGACGGCCCAGGCGGCGATAGCCATCCTTCTGCGGATCATCCCCGCCGTCTACGTGGCGAGCCCGCACCTGCTGCCCCTGGTGATGACGCGGCAGATCGCGCTCACGCTGGAGCACGGCCTCTCCAGCATCTCTCCGGTGGCCTTCGGCTACTACGCCATGCTGTTCACGCCCGGCGCCATGGAGGACCTCGACGCCTGCCACCGCTACGGCACCCTCAGCCTGGCGCTCCAGCGCAAGTTCGGGTTCAACCGCTACGAGGCCGTCACCCTCTTCATCGCGGGCGTCTTCCTGCGCCACTGGAAGGAGCACCTGCGCGAGGGGCTGGCCCTCATCTCCACGGCGTTCGACGCCTCCGTCAAGACGGGCAACTACGAGTACTGGAACTATTGTCTGGAGGCGCTGCACTACACCATCCTGGTGCGATGGCGCGACCTGGCGGAGAGCGAGGAACAGTTCGCCTCCTACGATGCCTTCCGGCGGAAGACCGATCTCAAGGTCAACTGCCAGCTCTTTCGCCAGATGGGGCTCAACCTCATGGGGCGCTCCTCCGAGCGCACCGTGCTCGCCGGGGAGGACTTCGACGAGGTACAGGCGGTTCAGCGCTGGCAGGACATCCAGGACTACACGAACCTGTTCTACTTCCACCTGTGCAAGGAGATCCTGCACTACCTCTACGGCAATCTCGGGGAAGCCAAACGGCACAGCGACGCGGCGGAGCAGGCGGCGGCGTCGGCCACCGGCCTCATCGTGTATGCCGAGCACAGGTTCTTCCGCTGCCTGTGCCTCGTGGGGATGCTAGGCTCCGCGGCGGAGCCGGAGCGCGCCGCGTACCGCGCCGAGATCGAGCGCAAGCTGGGCGAGCTCCGTCGGTGGGCGCGGCACTGTCCGGGCAACTTCGAGCACCGCGTGCTGCTGATCGAGGCGGAGCTGCTGGCGGAGGAGGGCGGCGAGCTGGCCCGGATGACCGACTTGTACGACCGTTCGGCGGCGTCCGCTCGGGCGAACGGGTTCTTCCTGCACGCGGGGCTGGCGTGCGAGCGGGCCGGCCTCCGCTGCCTGGCGCTCGGGCGTCGGCGCTTCGCCCGCTCCTACTTTGGCGATGCCCATGAGCTGTACGGGCGGCTGGGCGCCCATGCCAAGGTCGCGGCCATGCAGGAGCAGCACGGCGCGATGATCGCCGCCGCCGCGCGTCCTGGGTGGGTGCCGGTGCACACCACGGACAAGACCGAGCCCGGCGTCTCCACCGCGAACTCGCTGGAGCTGCTGGACTGGTACTCCATCCTCAAGTCATCGCAGGCGTTGTCGGGAGAGATCGTCCTCGAGCGGCTGCTCGAGCGCCTGATGAAGATCGTGCTGGAGAACGCGGGGGCCGAGCGCGGCGTGCTGGCGCGGCGGCGCGCGGGGCGCCTGTACGTGGACGCCGAGGGAACCGCGCTCGGCCAGGTGGTCACCTTCGTGGGCGGGCGGGCGGTGGACGAGGCCGCGGACCTCGCGCTCACGGTGGTCGCGTACTGCGAGCGCACGGGCCGCCGGGTGGTGCTGGAGGACGCCGGGGAGGATCCGCGCTTTCGCAAGGACCCCTACGTGGCGGCACGCCGGCCCAGGTCGGTCCTCTGCATGCCGCTCATCTACCAGGGCCAGGTGACCGCCGTCCTCTACCTGGAGAACAACCTGGTCGCCGGCAGCTTCACCGCGGATCGGCTCGGGTTGCTCGAGCTGCTCTCCTCCCAGCTCGCCACCTCGCTCGAGAACGCGTCGCTCTACTCCACCCTCGAGCGGCGCGTCGCGGAGCGCACCAACGAGCTGCATGGCAAGAACCGGGAGCTGGCCGAGGCGCTGACGTCCCTGCAGAGGATGCAGGAGCAGATCATCGTGCAGGAGAAGCTGTCCTCTCTCGGCAGCCTGACCGCCGGCATCGCGCACGAGATCCGCAACCCCCTGACCTTCGTCGACAACTTCAGCCAGTCGCTCCTGGACCTGGTGCGTGATCTTCGCGAGCAGCTGGAGAGCGGGCACGGCGATCCGTCCGAGGTGCAGGCGCTGCTGGGCGAGATCGAGCAAGCCAGCCAGAAGATCGGCGAGCACTCGCAGCGCGTCGAGCGGATCGTCCACAGCATGCTGATGCACGCGCGCGGCTCCGCCAGTACGCCGGGCCCGGTGGAGATCAACCCCCTGCTCGACAACAGCATCCCCCTCGCCGCGGTCGGCGAGAAGGGAGCGAGGCTGGTCACGTTCGTCAAGGAATACGACGAGGCGCTGGCGCCGGTGCAGGCCAACGCCCAGGAGCTGAGCCGGGTGTTCATCAACCTGATCAACAATGCCTGCTTCGCCGCGCGGGCCCGCGCCGAGCGCGCGGAGCCCGGCTTCGAGGCCGAGGTGCGGCTCACCACCCGAAACATCGGTGACCGGGTGGAGGTGCGCGTACGAGACAACGGCGATGGCATCCCCGTGGCGCTACGCGACCGCATCTTCTCCCCGTTCACCACCAACAAGCCGGCGGGGCAGGGGGTGGGGCTGGGGCTGTCGCTGAGCTACGACATCGTGGTCAAGCGTCACCGCGGCGGGCTGCGCTTCGAGACCGAGGAGGGACGCTTCACCGAGTTCATCCTGGAGCTGCCGCGATGA
- a CDS encoding prenyltransferase/squalene oxidase repeat-containing protein, with amino-acid sequence MPLTGLTADIRKEIEASTALVEAVRAHWPADIDPRPDGVSSYLDLPYFLLPAFPRLPSEAIRPLTAFARLMHGAILQHDRIADGDSSPPRAGEAAMRLMAMQFEACHVLYPSIPAHAPFWERLRRDLAEYAHAFVEERRFAQGQRSWREYTEEVARRIVLGKSGVARTVAAGLVELAGDDGLLAPLLEALDAFHFASRMCDDLLDWREDAFRRTPSLLLARVLPERPTQQGAELEAELDRLGRELYQGGHAAHVVGLALSALDTANRLREVLPGLQLPWYSLTEALRRRCLAVQEHIQRLAVEHVPRARQLPSVELELPEPEGRWQRVAWEALRFLVRQWHLGFGEMRAAAQEPDREGAGSDVRSRALVLDALCDADTLLGGRLRGLLDYEARTLLGRRGPGGLLERGASEASRPDAETVTQLARTLLRTGHRTQAQQALGTLMEEALAASASGLPDVEQAASLHTLWLLNPERYAARLQQCAEQLEQQLEPERFWQELSRSGPYSRAHARLRLLSTVRPASPAMRRLREFLLESQRDDGGWNTGSGPSDALSTALALLILSVAHEAGEAPPETDLATRALGFLEAARGAEGAWSARPLPKANAEAIQISRTLTSALVLQAALSCQRWATSSG; translated from the coding sequence ATGCCCCTGACAGGCCTCACCGCCGACATCCGCAAGGAGATCGAGGCCTCCACGGCCCTGGTGGAGGCTGTGCGCGCGCACTGGCCCGCCGACATCGATCCGCGGCCGGACGGGGTCTCCAGCTATCTCGATCTGCCCTACTTCTTGCTGCCTGCCTTCCCCCGCCTGCCCTCGGAGGCCATCCGTCCGCTGACGGCCTTCGCGCGGCTGATGCACGGCGCCATCCTCCAGCACGACAGGATTGCGGACGGGGACAGCTCCCCGCCCCGGGCCGGCGAGGCGGCCATGCGCCTGATGGCCATGCAGTTCGAGGCCTGCCACGTGCTGTACCCGTCCATCCCCGCCCACGCCCCCTTCTGGGAGCGGCTGCGCAGGGATCTGGCCGAGTACGCCCACGCCTTCGTCGAGGAGCGGCGCTTTGCCCAGGGCCAGCGCTCGTGGCGCGAGTACACCGAGGAGGTGGCGCGCCGCATCGTCCTGGGCAAGAGCGGCGTGGCCCGCACCGTCGCCGCGGGGCTCGTGGAGCTGGCCGGGGATGACGGCCTGCTCGCGCCGCTGCTGGAGGCGCTCGACGCCTTCCACTTCGCCTCGAGGATGTGCGACGACCTGCTGGACTGGCGCGAGGATGCGTTCCGGCGCACCCCTTCCCTGCTGCTGGCGCGCGTCCTCCCCGAGCGCCCCACCCAGCAGGGCGCGGAGCTGGAGGCGGAGCTGGATCGGCTCGGCCGCGAGCTCTACCAGGGAGGACATGCCGCCCACGTCGTCGGGCTGGCCCTGTCCGCCCTGGACACCGCGAACCGGCTCCGCGAGGTGCTGCCCGGCCTCCAGCTGCCCTGGTACTCGCTCACGGAGGCGCTGCGCCGCAGGTGTCTGGCCGTTCAGGAGCACATCCAGCGGCTCGCCGTCGAGCACGTGCCTCGCGCGCGGCAGCTGCCCTCCGTGGAGCTGGAGCTGCCGGAGCCCGAGGGCCGCTGGCAGCGCGTGGCCTGGGAGGCCCTGCGCTTCCTCGTGCGCCAGTGGCACCTGGGCTTCGGCGAGATGCGAGCGGCGGCGCAGGAGCCCGATCGAGAAGGTGCCGGGAGCGATGTCCGCTCTCGCGCCCTGGTGCTCGACGCGCTGTGCGACGCGGACACCCTGCTGGGAGGACGGCTGCGAGGGCTGCTCGACTACGAGGCGCGCACGCTGCTGGGCCGCCGAGGCCCTGGCGGCCTCCTCGAGCGAGGCGCCTCCGAGGCAAGCCGCCCGGACGCCGAGACCGTGACGCAGCTCGCGCGGACCCTGCTGCGCACCGGCCACCGGACCCAGGCCCAGCAGGCGCTCGGCACGCTCATGGAAGAGGCGCTCGCCGCCTCCGCCTCCGGCCTCCCCGACGTGGAGCAGGCCGCCTCGCTCCACACGCTCTGGCTCCTGAACCCGGAGCGCTATGCCGCCCGGCTCCAGCAGTGCGCCGAGCAGCTGGAGCAGCAGCTGGAGCCCGAGCGCTTCTGGCAGGAGCTCTCGCGCTCCGGCCCGTACTCGCGCGCCCACGCCCGCCTGCGCCTGCTGTCCACCGTCCGCCCCGCCTCGCCCGCGATGCGACGCCTGCGCGAGTTTCTCCTCGAGTCACAGCGGGATGACGGTGGGTGGAACACGGGCTCGGGCCCGAGCGATGCGCTCAGCACGGCCCTGGCGCTCCTCATCCTGTCGGTGGCCCACGAGGCGGGAGAGGCGCCTCCGGAGACGGACCTCGCCACGCGAGCGCTCGGCTTCCTCGAGGCGGCCCGAGGCGCCGAGGGGGCCTGGTCCGCCCGCCCGCTTCCGAAGGCCAACGCCGAGGCGATACAGATCAGCCGCACCCTCACCAGCGCCCTCGTGCTCCAGGCCGCGCTGAGCTGCCAGCGCTGGGCCACCTCCTCCGGGTAG
- a CDS encoding vWA domain-containing protein: MGRAEIHRGSSFLLLATLLLSGLALAEEPVVPDWAEGWKETWLDAYRDGSIRMSSKVTPRFLGNGRQELFAVLELRSLSFPPGEPPAASVALVIDRSASTAGRRLLIARKAALSVIDGMTEKDQLAIIRVSDEPEVLPIEPLTAEHRARMKALVSEMEAVGRSDLSAGLEAAFAQLSKPSEAGLYRQVILLSDGRPTDGMVDQDGLARLARAAREQHSIHVNTVAIGEDADLDLMAGMAKQGWGFAASLNDSAATTRVSTRRQLDLVRRAASAVELRVRVGPTVTLLGVMGLDAAVQGSLARVPVGEVGSGEVIRLVLHLSTDNVGKEVRPIELAQIDLQYEDALTEKRRTQSLSVKAELNPAKARGRGALDPEALKHASVAFVQRHTARADETAEDGDRAGAREILESTRESLKQMARLARLQITDAMALLARRSSEIAEQSRPKAKPDPSASKKSPKKKP; this comes from the coding sequence ATGGGCCGAGCTGAAATCCACCGAGGGTCTTCCTTCCTCCTGCTGGCCACGCTCCTGCTCTCCGGGCTCGCGCTCGCCGAGGAGCCCGTGGTGCCGGACTGGGCGGAGGGTTGGAAGGAGACGTGGCTCGACGCCTATCGAGACGGCTCGATCCGGATGTCGAGCAAGGTCACCCCCCGCTTCCTGGGGAACGGCCGACAGGAGCTCTTCGCCGTCCTGGAGCTGCGCTCCCTCTCCTTCCCACCGGGAGAGCCTCCCGCCGCCAGCGTGGCGCTGGTCATCGATCGCTCGGCCTCGACGGCCGGCCGCCGCCTGCTCATCGCCCGGAAGGCCGCGCTGAGCGTGATCGACGGGATGACCGAGAAGGATCAACTGGCCATCATCCGCGTGAGCGACGAGCCGGAGGTCCTCCCCATCGAGCCGCTGACCGCCGAGCACCGCGCGAGGATGAAGGCGCTCGTGTCGGAGATGGAGGCGGTGGGCCGCAGCGACCTCTCCGCGGGGCTCGAGGCCGCCTTCGCGCAGCTCTCCAAGCCCTCGGAGGCGGGCCTCTACCGCCAGGTGATCCTCCTGAGCGATGGCCGCCCCACCGATGGCATGGTGGATCAGGACGGCCTGGCCCGGCTCGCCCGCGCGGCCCGCGAGCAGCACAGCATCCACGTGAACACGGTGGCCATCGGCGAGGACGCCGATCTGGATCTGATGGCCGGCATGGCGAAGCAGGGCTGGGGCTTCGCCGCCAGCCTGAATGACTCGGCCGCGACGACGCGCGTGTCGACCCGGCGGCAGCTGGATCTCGTGCGTCGCGCGGCCAGCGCCGTGGAGCTGCGCGTGAGGGTGGGCCCCACCGTCACCCTGCTGGGGGTGATGGGGCTGGATGCCGCCGTCCAGGGCAGCCTCGCGCGAGTCCCCGTGGGCGAGGTGGGCTCGGGCGAGGTGATCCGGCTCGTCCTCCACCTCTCCACGGACAACGTCGGCAAGGAGGTGCGCCCCATCGAGCTGGCCCAGATCGATCTCCAGTACGAGGACGCGCTCACCGAGAAGCGCCGCACCCAGAGCCTGAGCGTGAAGGCGGAGCTCAATCCCGCGAAGGCCAGGGGACGCGGCGCGCTGGATCCCGAGGCCCTGAAGCACGCCTCCGTGGCGTTCGTGCAGCGGCACACGGCCCGCGCGGATGAGACCGCGGAGGATGGAGACCGGGCCGGGGCCCGGGAGATCCTCGAGTCGACCCGAGAGAGCCTGAAGCAGATGGCCAGGCTGGCCCGGCTCCAGATCACCGACGCGATGGCCCTGCTCGCCAGGCGCAGCAGCGAGATCGCCGAGCAGAGCCGCCCCAAGGCGAAGCCCGACCCGTCCGCCTCGAAGAAGAGCCCGAAGAAGAAGCCCTGA
- a CDS encoding PPK2 family polyphosphate kinase — protein MDFTVFDKPGAKVKLASISEKPPRGLTQEHAREEFETLGQELFDLQDLLWGSRQHSVLVILQGRDSAGKDGAIKHVVGSLNPRGVHVTSFGAPTPEELEHDFLWRVHRHAPRRGEFAIFNRSHYEDVLVVRVHDLVPKSLWKERYDHIRDFEELLAEHGTIILKFFLHISRGEQKKRLLKREEDPRTSWKLNAGDWEERELWDEYTEAYEEALSRTSTEMAPWIVVPADAKWYRNLVVARAIADALRPHRKAWQQHLDEQGARKRAELEAWRRGRR, from the coding sequence GTGGACTTCACCGTGTTCGACAAGCCAGGAGCGAAGGTCAAGCTCGCCTCCATCTCCGAGAAGCCGCCCAGGGGGCTCACCCAGGAGCACGCCCGGGAGGAGTTCGAGACGCTGGGTCAGGAGCTCTTCGATCTGCAGGACCTGCTCTGGGGCTCACGCCAGCACTCCGTGCTCGTCATCCTCCAGGGGCGCGACAGCGCGGGCAAGGACGGCGCCATCAAGCACGTGGTGGGCAGCCTCAACCCTCGCGGCGTCCACGTGACGTCCTTCGGCGCGCCCACGCCGGAGGAGCTGGAGCACGACTTCCTCTGGCGCGTCCACCGCCACGCGCCGCGCCGGGGCGAGTTCGCCATCTTCAACCGCTCCCACTACGAGGACGTGCTCGTCGTCCGCGTGCACGATCTCGTGCCGAAGTCGCTCTGGAAGGAGCGCTACGATCACATCCGCGACTTCGAGGAGCTGCTCGCCGAGCACGGGACGATCATCCTCAAGTTCTTCCTCCACATCAGCCGCGGCGAGCAGAAGAAGCGCCTGCTCAAGCGCGAGGAGGATCCGCGCACGTCCTGGAAGCTCAACGCCGGGGACTGGGAGGAGCGCGAGCTCTGGGACGAGTACACGGAGGCCTACGAGGAGGCCCTGTCGCGCACCTCGACGGAGATGGCTCCGTGGATCGTCGTGCCCGCGGACGCCAAGTGGTATCGCAACCTCGTGGTGGCCCGCGCGATCGCCGACGCGCTCCGGCCACACCGCAAGGCCTGGCAGCAGCACCTCGACGAGCAGGGCGCGCGCAAGCGGGCGGAGCTCGAGGCCTGGCGCAGGGGTAGGCGCTGA
- a CDS encoding serine/threonine-protein kinase translates to MNGQTGSTTEARAHGATPPLPQLEGFLALEFLGAGPSGQTWHARTKAGRAVALKLFSPRLTAHPGFPTRFEKETAPLLALRHPHIAELVERGRAGDQYYVATEYLFGGSLRKRAAELPDTQAAMRLVLEVSKALHHAHQRGLAHRGLKPENILLTDSGTVKVADFGLARLREDEATSPSPYVAPEQRARPASADGRADLFALATVLYEGLYRERPPRPWSAAASKVPVRDTRLFSLFSQSLAEDPERRFRRVQDFADELERLMLDTGSAAPAAPAVMASQTAGPLSLEVKGRTVFVRVRTRGDAEWLKRSLLSVEQVLRQPGPWGVAYDLSEMTGWSTREVEAVVELHRRYAKNLRRVGFCSSVSSVRGGGVLVGTSVKEVSWNTFASSRAMQDWVEGG, encoded by the coding sequence GTGAACGGGCAGACTGGCAGCACGACAGAAGCCCGGGCGCACGGCGCTACCCCTCCTCTCCCTCAGCTGGAAGGCTTCCTCGCGCTCGAGTTCCTCGGGGCAGGCCCGTCGGGACAGACCTGGCACGCCCGGACGAAGGCGGGACGCGCCGTGGCGCTCAAGCTCTTCTCCCCCCGGCTCACGGCGCACCCGGGCTTCCCCACCCGCTTCGAGAAGGAGACGGCGCCCCTGCTGGCGCTGCGCCACCCGCACATCGCGGAGCTGGTGGAGCGCGGGCGCGCGGGGGACCAGTACTACGTGGCGACGGAGTACCTCTTCGGGGGCTCGCTGCGGAAGCGCGCCGCGGAGCTGCCGGACACCCAGGCCGCAATGCGGCTGGTGCTCGAGGTGTCCAAGGCGCTCCACCACGCGCACCAGCGCGGGCTGGCGCACCGCGGGCTGAAGCCGGAGAACATCCTGCTGACCGACTCGGGCACGGTGAAGGTGGCCGACTTCGGGCTGGCGCGGCTGAGGGAGGACGAGGCCACCAGCCCGAGCCCCTACGTCGCGCCGGAGCAGCGCGCGCGCCCGGCCTCCGCCGACGGCCGCGCCGATCTCTTCGCGCTGGCCACCGTGCTCTACGAGGGGCTCTACCGCGAGCGTCCCCCGAGGCCCTGGAGCGCCGCGGCCTCCAAGGTGCCCGTGCGGGACACGCGCCTGTTCTCCCTGTTCTCGCAGAGCCTCGCCGAGGACCCCGAGCGGCGCTTCCGGCGGGTGCAGGACTTCGCGGACGAGCTGGAGCGGCTCATGCTCGACACCGGCTCGGCGGCCCCAGCCGCGCCCGCGGTGATGGCGAGCCAGACGGCCGGCCCGCTCTCGCTCGAGGTGAAGGGGCGCACGGTCTTCGTCAGGGTCCGGACGCGCGGGGACGCGGAGTGGCTCAAGCGCTCGCTGCTCTCGGTCGAGCAGGTGCTCCGTCAGCCGGGCCCCTGGGGCGTGGCGTACGATCTGTCCGAGATGACAGGCTGGAGCACTCGCGAGGTCGAAGCGGTGGTCGAGCTCCACCGCCGCTACGCGAAGAACCTCCGGCGGGTCGGCTTCTGCTCGTCGGTCTCCTCGGTGCGCGGCGGAGGCGTGCTGGTGGGCACGTCCGTGAAGGAGGTCTCCTGGAACACCTTCGCCTCCTCGCGCGCCATGCAGGACTGGGTGGAGGGCGGCTGA